Below is a genomic region from Cellulomonas sp. P24.
TCGTCGCGGACGCGCGGCGCGTGGGCCGCGAGCTCGCACGCGAGCAGGCGGCACGGGGTCCGGCGTCCTGACGGCCTGGTGAGGCCCGGCCTGGTGCCGGTCCCTCCGGACGCAGGTCCCGGCCGGCACGTCCTGCCTCAGGAATGCGCACCGCACGCGGCATCGGAATTCCCTTTCTTGGTGAATTCCAGGGAATGCCATGGTGAGGTTCTCGGCACTGTTGTCGATAACATTCTCAGCGCGTGCACACGGGCACCCCAGGAACGAGACGGGCTCGCTCGGATTTCGACAACGTCGACCCCCGCGCGCACACTGGGGCCATGCCCAGCCGCACCCCCGCCCTGCTCCTGGTCGTGCGTCCATGACCGTGACGCTGCGGGTCGGCACCCGCGGGAGCGCCCTCGCCCGGACCCAGACGGGTCAGGTGGCCGACGAGCTGGCCTCGATCGGCGGGTTCGCGATCGAGCTGGTGCACGTGCGCACCGACGGCGACCGGCTCACCGGCTCGCTGGCGACGCTCGGCGGGACCGGGGTGTTCGTGACGGCGTTGCGTGAGGCCCTGCTCGACGGCCGTTGCGACGTGGCCGTGCACTCCCTCAAGGACCTGCCGACCGGCCCGGCGCTCGGCCTCACGCTCGGCGCCGTCCCGCCACGCGAGGACCCCCGCGACGTGCTGTGCGCCCGGGACGGGCTGACCCTCGCGACCTTGCCGCCGGGCAGTCGCGTCGGCACCGGGTCGCCGCGGCGTGCGGCACAGCTCCGCGCCGCACGGCCCGATCTCGAGATCGTCGACATCCGCGGCAACGTGGACACCCGCCTCGGCCGGGTCGTCGGTAGCACCGTCGGCACCGCCCACGCGGACGACCGGCCCGCGCGCGACCTCGACGGCGTCGTGCTCGCACGGGCCGGCCTCGCTCGCCTCGGCCGTCTCGACGCCGTCACCGACACGCTCGCGCCCGCGACGATGCTGTCCGCAGCCGGCCAGGGGGCGCTCGCCATCGAGTGCCGGGCGACGGACGACGTCCCCGGTCTCGCGGCGGCCCTCGCCACGCTCGACCACCGACCGACCCGCCTGGCCGTGCTCGCCGAGCGCGCCTTGCTCGCGCGCCTCGAGGCGGGGTGCGCGGCGCCCGTCGGTGCTCTCGCGGTGATCGACGGCAGCACGCTGACCCTGGACGCGGTCGTGACCCGGACCGACGGGACGGCGGCGCTCCGACTGTCCGCGTCGGCGTCGGTCCCGGAAGCGACGGCAGGCGGCGCCGACGGCACGCGCGGACCCGTCGGCACGGTCGGCTCCGACGAGCCCGCCCGCGACGCAGCAGTCGCCCTCGGTCACACCCTGGCGGACCAGCTGCTCGCGGCCGGGGCAGGCGAGGCGATGACGGCATGACCTCGACGACCGGGCGGCCGCTCGACGGCGTGCGCGTCCTGGTGCCGCGCCGTTCCGACGGTCCCGACCCGCTCGTGATCGCCGCCGCAGCCGCGGGCGCCGAGCCGGTGCCGGTGGCACTCATCGTGACGGTCCCCCCGGAGGACCCGACCGAGCTCGACGACCTCCTGCTCGCGCTGGGCACCGGCTACTACGCGTGGCTCGGGATCACCAGCGCCGCGGTCATCCCGGTGCTCGCGGCCCGTGCTCACGACGCCGACACCGACCTCGCGACGCTGACCTCGCAGACGCGCGTCGCAGCCGTCGGCCGGTCGACCGCCCGCGCACTCGAGGCAGCGGGGGTCCACGTCGACCTCGTCCCGCCCGGCGCCTCCTCCGCGGCGGCCCTGCTCGCGGCGTGGCCCGCCGCCGACGGGGGCCGGGTCCTGCTCCCGCAGGGGGATCTCGCCGCCTCGACCCTCGCCGTCGGGCTCCGGGAACGCGGCTGGGACGTGGACGACGTCGTCGCCTACCGCACCGTCGCCGGACCGCCGGTCGACCCGGCGACCGCGAGCGCGTACGCGGCCGGAGAGATCGGCGCGGTCGTCCTGACGTCGGGCAGCACGGCGCGACACCTCGTCGAGAAGCTCGGGGTCCCGCCGGCGAGCACGATCGTCTGCTGCATCGGCCCGGGGACCGCCGACGTCGCACGTTCCGTCGGCCTCCGGGTGGACGCGGTCGCGGCTGAGCAGACGCCGTCAGGCCTGGTCGATGCGCTCGTCGGCGTCGTGGCCGGTACCGGCGTCATGTCCGGCACCGTTGCGAGCAGCGCAAGCAGCACAGGCGCAAGCAGCACAGGCGGCTCACGCAGCGCGGGCAAGCCGGACGGCACGACCGGGACGGACAGCGACGGCGCGGACGCCCGTTCCGGGACGCCGACGACGCCGTTCCCGTCCGAACCTCCGCCTCGCGACCCGCCGGGCCCCGACACTCCCCCCTTCCACCCGATCCGCAGGTGACTCCGATGACCAGCACACCCCACTCCGACGCTCTCCCCGGCGACGCGGCACGCGCCGCAGCTCCGGCACAGGCCGCGCCCGCAGCACCGTCCACCGACCCGACCCAGGCGATGCGGATCCGTCCGCGCCGCCGCCG
It encodes:
- the hemC gene encoding hydroxymethylbilane synthase, translating into MTLRVGTRGSALARTQTGQVADELASIGGFAIELVHVRTDGDRLTGSLATLGGTGVFVTALREALLDGRCDVAVHSLKDLPTGPALGLTLGAVPPREDPRDVLCARDGLTLATLPPGSRVGTGSPRRAAQLRAARPDLEIVDIRGNVDTRLGRVVGSTVGTAHADDRPARDLDGVVLARAGLARLGRLDAVTDTLAPATMLSAAGQGALAIECRATDDVPGLAAALATLDHRPTRLAVLAERALLARLEAGCAAPVGALAVIDGSTLTLDAVVTRTDGTAALRLSASASVPEATAGGADGTRGPVGTVGSDEPARDAAVALGHTLADQLLAAGAGEAMTA
- a CDS encoding uroporphyrinogen-III synthase, giving the protein MTSTTGRPLDGVRVLVPRRSDGPDPLVIAAAAAGAEPVPVALIVTVPPEDPTELDDLLLALGTGYYAWLGITSAAVIPVLAARAHDADTDLATLTSQTRVAAVGRSTARALEAAGVHVDLVPPGASSAAALLAAWPAADGGRVLLPQGDLAASTLAVGLRERGWDVDDVVAYRTVAGPPVDPATASAYAAGEIGAVVLTSGSTARHLVEKLGVPPASTIVCCIGPGTADVARSVGLRVDAVAAEQTPSGLVDALVGVVAGTGVMSGTVASSASSTGASSTGGSRSAGKPDGTTGTDSDGADARSGTPTTPFPSEPPPRDPPGPDTPPFHPIRR